GGTCATAGAGAGGGTGTTTTAATTTGACAAAGCAGAAATAGTGTCACTGCAACTCCGGTGCACCACTAGAGTTTGTCTGTGTAATAACGTCTACTTTGGACTTGAGTCGGTAGAAGGCCGCTGAACTTCTACAGCCCGAGAAACCCCGTGCATTTCTTCGGCTGAGTGGAgttccaacggctagttttggGTGCTTGGTCTATATACTCGGATCTCACTTGGATGCCAGGGCATATATAGCTACACATACTTGAGTCCAAGAGAGTAATTTGCCCTATTAGAGTGATTAGGAAGTCTTAATTGAATATTAAGGACTTTGTTAGTGCTTAGAGAGtatcaagtgtgcatccactctgCTCATTAGGCTTGGTTGGGTCAAGTGACAGTTTGTGTTTATCACTCTAATTCATCGGCATGACCTAGACGACTTCATGGTGTTATGGCTCTGGGTGAGCTCTCGGTGGAGTTTGTGAGAGGGCCAAGAAGGTGTAGACGGTTGTGTGATTCACCATGTTGGAGCGGAGAATTGAAGAATCAACAAATAGACAGGGTGTGGTGCTTGTGTGAATTAATGGGGTGCAAGATCCTTGCACATAGGGATGCAAGCATGTGCCTAAAGCACGCGCATGGAACGAACAGAAGCTTCCTGAAGCCTCAGTGGAGTATCTGTAACGAGCAGACTGAACCTACGACCGCGAGGCAGCCACAGCCACAGTGGACGCAGCTCCAAGAAGAGGGTCGTCCATGCACTCCATGCAATGGTTAGGTCGTCCCTGAtctgaactttttttttcttctgtacTCAGTCAACATGGTGACAAGAGAATTAGGAATTGGGATGGACCATGGAACTCTCCAAGGGCCACTGCTTCCTCCGGTTCAATTGACTTAGGTTGATGATTGGCTTACTTGCTGCTacaagagaaaaaaaagagagtgATTCTGCTTGTTGTTTAACATTTATGTAATTAGAATTACAAGCCCTTTCATTAATGTGTGTTTAGGTATTACTATTTCACACAGTTCTATTTGGCATGAGATTGGTGAATGCATTCCTACTGTGAATGGTTGAATCACACAGATAAGTGGACTCTGCATTTGTTGCCTTGTGTTCTGTACTTTTGGTGACCAGTCTAAATCAAGCAAGAAAACCAAACTATTGCTTTAGGGCATGTACAACACGTTTCATGTAGCCGTCTGCGTTTATCAGGCCCGTAAATACAGGAGCAAGATGTGCGACTGTTCAGGGCCTCCAAAGTTTGAAGGCCCCAAATTTAcactaagggtctgtttggtttggatgactaaagtttagtcaccccACTTTAGTCCTTTTTTGCTAAACAAGGTGACTAAAAGTGACAATGGGTTTTGTCATCTAGTCACCAAAGGGTGACTAAAGGAGACTAAaggaccaaaaaaaaaaagacacccCTGTCCCTCGTTACTGCCCCTCCCCAACCAAAAAAAGATCCTAGGCAATTGGTAGGGGCGTTTTGGTCCTTTTTAACAGTTTTAGTCCTCTTTGGTCACCTATAAACCAAACAGTCTAGGACTAATGTTTAGTCCCTGGATTAAGATTTAGTCTGTCTAGAGACTAAAccaaactaaacaggccctaagtatACTAATTAATAATGGTTAATCAATTATTGGATAGATGAAAATAAAACGCAACATTACAACATAGGCCTTAGATTGTTGATTAGCTAATTGGACCGGAAGAATGTAAGACCGGTGCCAATGCCCGCCGGCCTGCTTGGCTGGCTTCTTAGATTTTAGAGCCCTATCTTATGTTTCACACATGCGCCTCCAGTTTGTAGGTACGGCACTGGCGTTTATGTCTTGATCCCTTGAAGTGTGTATATAAACTAAAATTGGAAAATTATCTCAGTAAGCAGCTAACGGGCTCAAATTAATGGGTTCTTTTGCAGAAAAAAATGGCATCAGATTTTTGAAGCCTTAGGCCTTAGCGGGGACGACTGAGGCCCAATACTCTGCGGACTAGCACGCACTGACGCACGGTCCACGCTGAAACGTCGATACGCCAATGCGGGCTGCTGGGTGGATCCAGTCCACGTGCAGCACCAGCTCCATGGGCCTACTGATTTGTCCACCCACCCACTCTCTCGCGGCCGCGTCCAACAAGTACTCCCTCGagtcccaaaataagtgatgttttaTGAAAAGTTTACTCTCATAGTCACAAGTCAGAAGCCATTCTCTAGTTGCCAACTTATACTGGCTTTACAACTTTAACATGAACTACTCGCCTTGTTTCTTTGTTTGCTCCTCATCATTTGTACGAATGAATATTTCTAGTACATTTGTTTGCAATACAGACAAGAGTAGCACAAAATGTTTTGAGAGCAATGAGTAAGCAGATGAATGCTCTGAGCGATGGTAAAATATTTTTTAGATTAAGAGTGATGGTAAAATATGGCTTTTTCATATGTTGATGTGCAAGATCACCGAAAAAAACATGTActtcatccattccaaattataagtcatacCAACTTTTTGTAGAgtcaagcatctcaagtttgaccaaatttacataataaaataataacattaaagatatcaaataagtatttagattcttcattaattatatttttatagtaataactatttgatgtcataaatctttgtaattctctctataattttggtcaaacttaagatgctttgacttCAAGAAAattgaaatgacttataatttggaatggaggtagTACTTCAGAACACAAAGATGACTGAATAAGAAATGGAAATAAAGTGGACACGGCATAAAAGACATCCATGATTGTCCATATACACACTAAAACTCCATGTTCTGTCAGTGTACAGCACGAGCTGACCAACAATATAATAGTGGAGTAGATGACTTCAGATCTACATGAAGATCATCACCTAGCTGACTTATCACATCATATTTCTGGAAAAAATACATGTTAAAGTAAAAGGGAAACAAACATATATACAAGCTAGGAATTCTAGAAACAGGTacattattaaaaaaaaagaacaagagGAAGACAAATATCACTACAATTCTACGCCTGCTTGCAGTACACATCAGTATCAAATACTTAGGTGATCTTCCCATAGATGATACTTAGCCTACACGTATGGGATCACTGGTGGAGATTCGACGGTACCCGAACATGTGGCGCATCAGGTTTGGCAATCTTGGTTCTGCTGCCACCACATCTGTAGTAGCTTCAGATACTTGTGCAGCTGCCTCGGTCCTGCGTTCCTTCCAAGATCTCCTAATTGTTTGAAGTTCATCTGCCACTTCCTTCATTGTTGGTCTCATAAAAATCTTGTCTGCATTCAAAATGGTACACTTCAGTGCCAATCTCCCTAACTCTTCAAGCAGAATGATATCTTCTTCGGCTGTTATATCCTTATCGAACAATGCCTTCCCGGTTTTTTCCGTCTCATATGCTCTTGTGAATTTGGCGAGGAGGTCATCATGATCAGTATCCTTATCCCTACTAATCAGTGCCATGAGAACACCACCAAACCTGTACACGTCACTTTCCAGGTTCATCAACACAGAACCATAGCGAGACGGGTCGTTGTTGACAGCTTTTTCTAGAAGGCTGCTACTAATTACACCAGTAGTACTTTCACTCTTCTTGAAAAGCATGCATGCCCTTGAAAACTCTGTGAGCTTCGGTACAAAGTTATTATCAAGAAGTATAGTGGATGCTGAAACACTACCATGTCCGATGATACCAGTCTCTGATGAATGCAGGTATTGTAATGCTTCTGCAGTCTTAATTGCGATCCTCATACGCAAATCTAGTGGAAAATCTTCCTGGCTACCCAAAATGTCAGAGATACTGCCTTTAGCAACATACTCGTACAGAAAAGCAATAGTTTGGGATTCCAAACAACAACCCAAAATTTTGACAATATTCTTATGGGCAATTTTTGATACGACCATCCCTCCGTTGATGAATGCCTCTTCAGAGTCCTCATAAATCAATTTATGCACCGCCACCATTGTATTGTCCTCAAGTGTTCCTTTATAAACCTCAGTTGCTGATGATGTCCCTCCACTGAGTAGATAGGAGTAATTATGTGTGACTTCATTTATCTCCTCCTTTGTAAAAGTTCTTACATTGTAGAGTTCAGATAGAATCTTAGAATAGCTAGTACTTCCCTTCAAAAAGCTCAATTTCTTCGTAAAACTAGGAGGCCTTGAGCTCTGTGTGTACGGTTTGGCCCATATGGAGTGTGTTGCCAATATGGATTGTGGACTAGTCTTTAGATCTTTCTTGAGCAGCCGAAGGCATTTTGCCACTTCATTCATTTGAGGACGTGTATGGATGTTCAGTGACAAGCATTGAGATGCTAATTTCCACAGTTCTTTAAGAACCTTCATATTATCCTTCTCAGCTATTGCTGCATCAAATAGTTCCTTCAATCCTTTCCCCTTGGCACAGGCTTTATTGAATGTAGGAATTAGGTTAACGTCCCCATATTTTGCCCTTTTTCGAGTTATCAGTTCCAAGAGGACTATACCAAAGCTATATACATCACTTCTCGGGGTCAGACACCCCTCATGAAAATATACAGGATCCATGTAACCCATACTTCCTTTTAAGGTTGTAGTGAACTGAGTAGAACCACTGAAAAGAAACCTTGACAGTCCAAAATCTGATACTTTTGTTGTAAGATTGTCATCTAAAAGTATGTTGGCTGGTTTAATATCACCATGATAAATATGGTTGTCACTTGGTGAATCCATCGAATGCATGTAGCTCAGTGCCTCTGCACACCCTATTGCAATGCCCAATCTTACATCCAAAGGGATAGGAGCGTCACTTCTATAGAGTATGTCATCAAGGTTTCCGTTGGAGATATAGTCTGTTACCAACATCAGAGTACTTTCACCAACACAGTACCCTATGAGCTTCACCACGTTATTGTGGTTCATCATGCTGTGGATGTTTACTTCTTCCATAAACTCATCACGCAAGTCTTGTCGGAAACACCTTTTCACCGCGACTAGATCATTGTCAGCATCAAGGACCCCTCTATAGACTTCTCCAAAACCACCTTTTCCAATAAGAGTGCTATAATTGCTAGTAATGCTTGCAATCTCATCTTCTgtgaaaattttaattttttgacTCATTGAACCCATAGATGAGATCTGTACTCATAAGCTTATTTTCTGGATACTCTGCTCCAGTTGGCCAATGATTCGGGTCCCGCGATCAAGATCTAAAGTTGATAACCTGATAGAAAATAATTTTTAAATGTCATTATTTGCAAGACATGGCAAATGTTGATTTATCTAACTTCATCTGTCAATGTGCAGAGGGTACTTTATTTGGTTTTAGTTTCTGAGCCTTGAACAGTTCAGTCAGCATGAATAAGAATTCTAAGGACACTCAGCATAGTACAACCTAATGAAATTTCACCACTTTTTTAAGGATACATGAATGAAATTTGAGCTAGAGTACCTGTCTCCCTAAAATCCTATACCCTTTTGGTGTGAATTTAAGTAAACTCGACTAAGGCAACTCATGGCCTCATGGGTTTATCTAGCATTTGTCATCCCAATTGCAATGTACTCCTATCTTTCATTTTTTTTCCCAATTCCCACAGTCCAAAAGGGTTATCTAGTTTAATTCAGGAGGGACCTTGAATCGCAAGTTTTCTTCAGCGGAGCCAATTGGATGCTCCACAGGAAAATCTCTGTG
This sequence is a window from Miscanthus floridulus cultivar M001 chromosome 10, ASM1932011v1, whole genome shotgun sequence. Protein-coding genes within it:
- the LOC136490091 gene encoding uncharacterized protein; its protein translation is MGSMSQKIKIFTEDEIASITSNYSTLIGKGGFGEVYRGVLDADNDLVAVKRCFRQDLRDEFMEEVNIHSMMNHNNVVKLIGYCVGESTLMLVTDYISNGNLDDILYRSDAPIPLDVRLGIAIGCAEALSYMHSMDSPSDNHIYHGDIKPANILLDDNLTTKVSDFGLSRFLFSGSTQFTTTLKGSMGYMDPVYFHEGCLTPRSDVYSFGIVLLELITRKRAKYGDVNLIPTFNKACAKGKGLKELFDAAIAEKDNMKVLKELWKLASQCLSLNIHTRPQMNEVAKCLRLLKKDLKTSPQSILATHSIWAKPYTQSSRPPSFTKKLSFLKGSTSYSKILSELYNVRTFTKEEINEVTHNYSYLLSGGTSSATEVYKGTLEDNTMVAVHKLIYEDSEEAFINGGMVVSKIAHKNIVKILGCCLESQTIAFLYEYVAKGSISDILGSQEDFPLDLRMRIAIKTAEALQYLHSSETGIIGHGSVSASTILLDNNFVPKLTEFSRACMLFKKSESTTGVISSSLLEKAVNNDPSRYGSVLMNLESDVYRFGGVLMALISRDKDTDHDDLLAKFTRAYETEKTGKALFDKDITAEEDIILLEELGRLALKCTILNADKIFMRPTMKEVADELQTIRRSWKERRTEAAAQVSEATTDVVAAEPRLPNLMRHMFGYRRISTSDPIRVG